The Amycolatopsis viridis genome window below encodes:
- a CDS encoding glycerate kinase, with amino-acid sequence MPTVLVASDKFKGSLTAAQVADAVGAGVRRARPDARVRAVPVADGGDGTLAAVLDAGFTAVPVTASGPTGEPVDTRYARRGDVAVVELAAVSGLVRLPGGRLRPLCATSRGTGEVMAAAIAAGCREIVLGVGGSAGTDGGAGLVAALGARLLDASGDDIGDGGVALPDVASIDLTGLRAATRGVAVTIASDVDNPLTGPRGAAAVYGPQKGAGPAEVARLDAALAHWADVVARTTGRDLRDTPGAGAAGGVGFAGLALLGAALRPGIELVLDLAGFAGALRGADLVVTGEGKLDEQTLHGKAPAGVARAAGRAGVPVVAVCGSTTLPPARLHDTGIRAAYALTDLEPDIDVCLRDGARLLETLGERIAAEHLEGGETE; translated from the coding sequence GTGCCGACGGTGCTTGTCGCTTCCGACAAGTTCAAGGGCTCGCTGACCGCGGCGCAGGTCGCCGACGCCGTGGGTGCCGGCGTGCGCCGGGCCAGGCCGGACGCGCGGGTGCGCGCGGTGCCCGTCGCCGACGGGGGCGACGGCACGCTCGCGGCGGTGCTGGACGCGGGGTTCACCGCGGTGCCGGTCACCGCGTCCGGGCCGACGGGCGAGCCGGTGGACACCCGGTACGCCAGGCGGGGTGATGTCGCGGTGGTGGAGCTGGCCGCCGTGTCCGGGCTGGTGCGCCTGCCCGGCGGCCGGCTCCGGCCGCTGTGCGCCACCAGCCGCGGCACGGGCGAGGTGATGGCCGCGGCGATCGCGGCCGGGTGCCGGGAGATCGTGCTGGGCGTCGGCGGCAGCGCCGGCACCGACGGTGGTGCCGGCCTGGTCGCCGCGCTCGGCGCGCGCCTGCTCGACGCCTCGGGCGACGACATCGGCGACGGCGGGGTGGCGTTGCCCGATGTCGCCTCGATCGACCTCACCGGCCTGCGGGCGGCGACACGGGGCGTGGCCGTGACGATCGCGTCCGATGTGGACAATCCGCTGACCGGCCCGCGGGGTGCGGCGGCGGTGTACGGTCCGCAGAAGGGGGCCGGCCCGGCGGAGGTGGCCCGGCTGGACGCGGCCCTGGCGCACTGGGCGGACGTGGTCGCCCGCACCACCGGCCGCGACCTGCGGGACACGCCCGGCGCGGGCGCGGCGGGCGGCGTCGGCTTCGCCGGGCTGGCCCTGCTCGGCGCGGCGCTGCGGCCGGGCATCGAGCTGGTGCTCGACCTGGCCGGGTTCGCCGGGGCCCTCCGCGGCGCCGACCTCGTCGTCACCGGGGAGGGCAAGCTGGACGAGCAGACGTTGCACGGCAAGGCACCGGCCGGGGTCGCGCGGGCGGCCGGGCGCGCCGGCGTGCCGGTGGTCGCGGTGTGCGGCAGCACGACGCTGCCGCCCGCGCGGCTGCACGACACCGGCATCCGGGCGGCCTACGCGCTGACCGACCTCGAACCGGACATCGACGTCTGCCTGCGTGACGGGGCGCGGCTGCTGGAAACACTCGGCGAGCGGATCGCCGCCGAACACCTCGAGGGAGGCGAAACCGAATGA
- the allB gene encoding allantoinase AllB — protein MSERTLVIRARRTVTPSGERPAAVVVRGGAIAAVEAFDAVVPGAEEVHLAGDEVLLPGLVDSHVHVNDPGRTEWEGFRSATRAAAAGGVTTLVDMPLNSIPPTVDVAALETKRKTARDQIWTDTGFWGGAVPGNVPDLRPLHEAGVFGFKCFLSPSGVEEFGHLDRAQLDAAMREIASFGGLLIVHAEAHDAVGAAHGRDYRDFLASRPREAENRAVREVVELSGATGCRVHILHVSSAEVVPIIAQARAGGVPVTAETCPHYLTLTAEDIPPGATQFKCCPPIRERDNREELWAALRDGVIDLVVSDHSPSTVALKRLDSGDFGEAWGGISSLQLGLPLVWTHGRARGFGLSDVVRWMAQAPAAQTGMRRKGRIEPGCDADFCVLAPDEEFVVAARSLHHRNPITPYEGQRLRGVVRSTWLRGERIDLGAPPRGRMLVRDET, from the coding sequence ATGAGCGAGCGAACGCTGGTCATCCGGGCCCGCCGGACGGTCACCCCGTCCGGGGAACGGCCGGCCGCTGTCGTGGTCCGCGGGGGTGCGATCGCCGCCGTCGAGGCGTTCGACGCGGTCGTGCCGGGCGCCGAGGAGGTGCACCTGGCCGGCGACGAGGTCCTGCTGCCCGGGCTGGTGGACTCCCACGTGCACGTCAACGATCCCGGCCGCACCGAGTGGGAGGGCTTCCGCAGCGCGACCAGGGCAGCCGCGGCCGGCGGTGTGACGACCCTGGTCGACATGCCGCTCAACAGCATCCCGCCCACGGTCGACGTCGCCGCCCTGGAGACCAAGCGCAAGACCGCGCGGGACCAGATCTGGACGGACACCGGGTTCTGGGGCGGGGCCGTGCCCGGCAACGTGCCGGACCTGCGGCCGCTGCACGAGGCCGGGGTGTTCGGGTTCAAGTGCTTCCTGTCGCCCTCGGGTGTCGAGGAGTTCGGTCACCTCGACCGGGCCCAGCTGGACGCGGCGATGCGGGAGATCGCCTCGTTCGGCGGGCTGCTGATCGTGCACGCCGAGGCCCACGACGCGGTCGGCGCCGCCCACGGCCGCGACTACCGCGACTTCCTGGCGTCCCGTCCGCGGGAGGCGGAGAACCGCGCGGTCCGGGAGGTCGTCGAGCTGTCCGGCGCGACCGGGTGCCGGGTGCACATCCTGCACGTGTCGAGCGCGGAGGTCGTGCCGATCATCGCGCAGGCCCGCGCCGGCGGGGTGCCGGTCACCGCCGAGACCTGCCCGCACTACCTGACCCTCACCGCCGAGGACATCCCGCCCGGGGCGACCCAGTTCAAGTGCTGCCCGCCGATCCGGGAACGGGACAACCGCGAGGAGCTGTGGGCGGCGCTGCGCGACGGGGTGATCGATCTGGTGGTCAGCGACCACTCACCGTCCACAGTGGCCTTGAAAAGACTGGACTCGGGGGACTTCGGCGAGGCGTGGGGCGGTATTTCGTCGCTCCAGCTCGGTCTGCCGCTGGTGTGGACGCACGGGCGGGCGCGCGGGTTCGGCCTGTCCGATGTGGTCAGGTGGATGGCGCAGGCGCCGGCCGCGCAGACCGGGATGCGCCGCAAGGGCCGGATCGAGCCCGGCTGCGACGCGGACTTCTGCGTGCTCGCGCCGGACGAGGAGTTCGTCGTCGCGGCGCGGTCGCTGCACCACCGCAACCCGATCACCCCGTACGAGGGGCAGCGGTTGCGCGGTGTGGTGCGCAGCACGTGGCTGCGGGGCGAGCGGATCGACCTCGGCGCGCCGCCACGGGGCCGGATGCTGGTGCGGGACGAGACGTGA
- a CDS encoding ATP-binding protein → MRTSGFGALLKQLRLAAGLTQEALAERAGVSPRAVSDLERDPHRSPRLDTVRLLADALELDADQRAHVLAAARPGAVEPVTAGPLLLPPLIGRAGVAAALTELLERGETRLLTLTGPGGVGKTRLALDVLGALGEQYPGGAVFVDLSPVRDPGLVTAAIARQVGLDERGPLPVSTRLTAVLRDKRVLLLLDNFEHVVAAGTEVLGLLTACPGLTVLTTSRVPLRLRAEREYRIAPLESRDPDSPAARLFTERAAAAGVPPEPGDAEAVAEICRRLDGLPLAIELAAARVRSLPPRVLLHRLEQRLPVLVGGPRDLPDRQRTMRDAIGWSYQLLSGDARAAFRKLSVFAGGCSRHAAESVASGQSLDELAEASIVDVRPDGRIRMLETIREYGLERLTAAGEAEAAVRAHIRYYAGLAERGTPEELAPELDNLRAALERALAARDAAHALRLCAALPAFWLEHGLLGEGVRVVRAALGLGGVERVPVPTRVAALAGAARMAIEVSALADAGAWCEQLVGLARREGTAADLVTALNTRGVFRRVTDRYAESAADHDEARALADRIGDRAGHAAALLGLSYDLMFTGDTARAGELADRGLAETRATGSARDLGEALLLLAWQATQAGRPGRSRRLAGEALELARARRDGSRIADALRILGTNAQLDGRYEDAARWLGECERLHRARGDERSADQLLAHLAHVAQLTGDLRRARELGEVALASARRYGDLWATAMSTTQLGHTELAAGRVGAARGLFEESRELFERIGNPMYLSWCLEGLAAVAVAGGRLADAARLCAQRDDVAAGLPPMNPEGHRATVAAVGRLARPER, encoded by the coding sequence GTGCGCACCTCGGGTTTCGGCGCCCTGCTCAAACAGCTGCGGCTGGCCGCGGGGCTGACCCAGGAGGCCCTGGCCGAGCGGGCCGGGGTGAGCCCGCGCGCGGTCAGCGACCTGGAACGGGACCCGCACCGCAGCCCGCGGCTGGACACCGTGCGGTTGCTGGCCGACGCCCTGGAACTGGACGCGGACCAGCGTGCGCACGTGCTGGCCGCCGCACGCCCGGGGGCCGTCGAGCCGGTGACGGCCGGGCCGCTGCTGCTGCCGCCGTTGATCGGCCGCGCCGGGGTCGCGGCGGCGCTCACCGAGCTGCTCGAGCGCGGCGAGACCCGGTTGCTGACGCTGACCGGGCCCGGTGGCGTGGGCAAGACGCGCCTCGCGCTGGACGTGCTCGGCGCACTGGGCGAGCAGTACCCCGGCGGCGCCGTGTTCGTCGACCTGTCGCCGGTGCGCGACCCCGGTCTGGTCACCGCGGCGATCGCCCGGCAGGTGGGGCTGGACGAACGCGGGCCGCTGCCGGTGTCCACCCGCCTGACCGCGGTGCTGCGCGACAAGCGGGTGCTCCTGCTGCTGGACAACTTCGAGCACGTGGTCGCCGCCGGGACCGAGGTGCTGGGCCTGCTGACCGCCTGTCCCGGGCTCACCGTCCTGACCACGAGCCGGGTGCCGCTGCGCCTGCGCGCCGAGCGCGAGTACCGCATCGCGCCCCTGGAGTCGCGCGACCCGGACTCGCCGGCGGCCCGGTTGTTCACCGAACGCGCCGCAGCAGCCGGGGTGCCACCGGAGCCCGGTGATGCCGAAGCCGTGGCGGAGATCTGCCGTCGGCTGGACGGGCTGCCGCTGGCGATCGAGCTGGCCGCGGCGCGCGTGCGGTCGCTGCCGCCGCGTGTCCTGCTCCACCGGCTGGAACAGCGGCTGCCGGTGCTGGTCGGCGGCCCTCGCGACCTGCCCGACCGGCAGCGGACGATGCGGGACGCGATCGGCTGGAGCTACCAGCTGCTCTCCGGTGATGCGCGGGCGGCGTTCCGGAAGCTGTCGGTGTTCGCGGGCGGCTGTTCCCGGCACGCCGCGGAATCCGTCGCGAGTGGACAGTCGCTGGACGAGCTGGCCGAGGCGAGCATCGTCGACGTCCGGCCGGACGGGCGCATCCGCATGCTCGAAACGATCCGCGAGTACGGACTCGAGCGGCTGACGGCGGCGGGGGAGGCGGAGGCGGCCGTCCGGGCGCACATCCGCTACTACGCCGGGCTGGCGGAGCGGGGGACGCCGGAGGAGCTGGCGCCCGAGCTCGACAACCTCCGCGCCGCGCTGGAGCGGGCGCTGGCCGCCAGGGACGCGGCACACGCTCTGCGGCTGTGCGCGGCGCTGCCCGCGTTCTGGCTGGAACACGGCCTGCTCGGGGAAGGTGTCCGCGTCGTCCGCGCGGCCCTGGGGCTGGGCGGCGTGGAGCGGGTGCCGGTGCCGACCCGGGTGGCGGCACTGGCCGGAGCCGCCCGGATGGCGATCGAGGTGTCGGCGCTGGCGGACGCCGGGGCCTGGTGCGAGCAGCTGGTCGGTCTGGCCCGGCGGGAGGGGACCGCCGCCGACCTGGTCACCGCGCTCAACACCCGCGGCGTGTTCCGGCGCGTCACCGACCGGTACGCGGAGTCGGCCGCCGACCACGACGAAGCCCGCGCGCTCGCGGACCGGATCGGTGACCGGGCCGGGCACGCCGCGGCGCTGCTCGGGCTGTCCTACGACCTGATGTTCACCGGTGACACCGCGCGGGCCGGTGAGCTGGCCGACCGGGGACTGGCCGAGACCCGCGCGACCGGTTCGGCGCGGGATCTCGGGGAGGCACTCCTGTTGCTCGCCTGGCAGGCCACGCAGGCCGGCCGGCCCGGACGGTCGCGCCGGCTGGCCGGGGAAGCGCTCGAGCTCGCCCGGGCCCGGCGCGACGGCAGCCGCATCGCCGACGCGCTGCGCATCCTGGGCACGAACGCGCAGCTCGACGGCCGGTACGAGGACGCGGCGCGGTGGCTGGGGGAATGCGAACGGCTCCACCGCGCACGCGGCGACGAGCGGAGTGCCGACCAGCTCCTGGCACACCTCGCCCACGTGGCGCAGCTGACCGGCGACCTGCGGCGGGCGCGGGAGCTCGGGGAGGTCGCGCTCGCCTCCGCCCGGCGGTACGGGGACCTGTGGGCCACGGCGATGTCCACCACCCAGCTCGGCCACACCGAGCTCGCCGCCGGCCGGGTCGGCGCGGCGCGGGGGCTGTTCGAGGAGAGCCGGGAGCTGTTCGAGCGCATCGGCAACCCGATGTACCTGTCGTGGTGCCTGGAGGGTCTGGCGGCGGTAGCGGTCGCCGGGGGCCGCCTGGCGGACGCGGCCCGGCTCTGCGCGCAGCGGGACGACGTGGCGGCCGGGCTCCCGCCGATGAATCCGGAGGGGCACCGCGCCACCGTCGCCGCGGTCGGGAGGTTGGCGCGGCCGGAACGGTGA
- a CDS encoding peroxiredoxin, producing MDVHLDAGDAAPDFALPGADGATVTLESLRGRRSILYFYPAAGTPGCTTEACDFRDNLASLHAAGVTVVGISPDPPQRLAEWAGAERLTYPLLSDVDGSVHRSYGAWGERTVNGTTGTGPLRSTFVLDATGRIEHAQYAVQAQGHVRKLRALLGI from the coding sequence ATGGACGTGCACCTGGACGCGGGCGATGCCGCCCCCGATTTCGCGTTGCCCGGTGCCGACGGCGCGACGGTGACGCTCGAGTCGCTGCGGGGCCGGCGCAGCATCCTCTACTTCTACCCGGCCGCCGGCACTCCCGGCTGCACGACCGAGGCGTGCGACTTCCGGGACAACCTGGCTTCCCTGCACGCGGCCGGGGTGACGGTCGTCGGCATTTCGCCGGATCCGCCGCAGCGGCTGGCGGAGTGGGCCGGTGCGGAGCGGCTGACCTACCCGTTGCTGTCCGATGTGGACGGATCGGTGCACCGCAGCTACGGGGCGTGGGGTGAGCGGACCGTCAACGGCACGACCGGTACCGGCCCGCTGCGCTCGACGTTCGTCCTGGACGCGACCGGTCGCATCGAACACGCCCAGTACGCGGTGCAGGCGCAGGGGCACGTCCGGAAGCTGCGCGCGCTGCTGGGGATCTGA
- the gcl gene encoding glyoxylate carboligase, which yields MARMRVVDAAVLILEKEGATQVFGLPGAAINPFYSAMKAHGGIRHVLARHVEAASHMAEGYTRAAPGNIGVCVGTSGPAGTDMITGLYSASADSVPILCITGQAPVAKLHKEDFQAVDISAIAAPVAKMAVTVLEPAQVPGTFAKAFQLMREGRPGPVLIDLPLDVQLAEIEFDIATYEPLPVAKPAATRAQAERALSMLGEAERPLIVSGGGVVNADAAELLVELAELTGVPVVPTLMGWGTIPDDHPLMAGMVGLQTSHRYGNATLLASDFVLGIGNRWANRHTGGLDVYTAGRTFVHVDIEPTQIGRVFAPDYGIVSDARAALEVFVEVARQWRAAGRLPDRSRWAAECRQRRRTLLRKTHFDTVPIKPQRVYQEMNRAFGPGTRYVSTIGLSQIQAAQMLHVYQPRHWINAGQAGPLGWTVPAALGVATAHPDATVVALSGDYDFQFLIEELAVGAQFGIPYVHVLVNNAYLGLIRQAQRGFDMDYCVQLSFENINAPELGGYGVDHVKVAEGLGCKAIRVFEPDDILPSLEKAKTLAAELRVPVVVEIILERVTNVSMGAAAIDDVAEFEELAERPGDAPTAIVPA from the coding sequence ATGGCACGCATGAGAGTCGTCGACGCCGCGGTGCTCATCCTGGAGAAGGAGGGCGCCACCCAGGTGTTCGGCCTGCCGGGTGCGGCGATCAACCCGTTCTACAGCGCCATGAAGGCCCACGGCGGCATCCGGCACGTGCTGGCCCGCCACGTCGAGGCGGCCTCGCACATGGCCGAGGGCTACACCCGCGCCGCACCGGGCAACATCGGCGTCTGCGTCGGGACCTCCGGCCCGGCCGGCACCGACATGATCACCGGCCTGTACTCGGCGTCGGCGGACTCCGTCCCGATCCTGTGCATCACCGGGCAGGCACCGGTCGCGAAGCTGCACAAGGAGGACTTCCAGGCCGTCGACATCTCCGCCATCGCCGCGCCGGTCGCGAAGATGGCGGTCACCGTCCTGGAGCCGGCGCAGGTGCCGGGCACGTTCGCGAAGGCGTTCCAGCTGATGCGGGAGGGCAGGCCCGGCCCGGTGCTGATCGACCTGCCGCTCGACGTCCAGCTCGCCGAGATCGAGTTCGACATCGCCACCTACGAGCCGCTGCCGGTGGCCAAACCGGCGGCGACCCGCGCGCAGGCCGAGCGGGCCCTGTCGATGCTGGGCGAGGCCGAGCGGCCGCTGATCGTCTCCGGCGGCGGCGTGGTCAACGCCGACGCCGCCGAGCTGCTGGTCGAACTGGCCGAGCTGACCGGTGTCCCGGTCGTGCCGACGCTGATGGGCTGGGGCACGATCCCCGACGACCATCCCCTGATGGCCGGGATGGTGGGCCTGCAAACGTCACACCGCTACGGCAACGCGACGCTGCTGGCCAGCGACTTCGTGCTCGGCATCGGCAACCGCTGGGCCAACCGGCACACCGGCGGCCTGGACGTCTACACCGCGGGCCGCACGTTCGTGCACGTCGACATCGAGCCGACGCAGATCGGGCGGGTGTTCGCACCGGACTACGGCATCGTGTCCGACGCCAGGGCCGCGCTCGAGGTCTTCGTCGAGGTGGCGCGCCAGTGGCGGGCCGCGGGCCGGCTGCCGGACCGCTCGCGGTGGGCGGCGGAGTGCCGGCAGCGCCGCCGGACCCTGCTGCGCAAGACGCACTTCGACACCGTGCCGATCAAGCCGCAGCGCGTCTACCAGGAGATGAACCGCGCCTTCGGCCCCGGCACCCGCTACGTCAGCACGATCGGGCTGTCGCAGATCCAGGCCGCGCAGATGCTGCACGTCTACCAGCCGCGGCACTGGATCAACGCCGGGCAGGCCGGCCCGCTCGGCTGGACCGTTCCCGCCGCGCTGGGGGTGGCCACCGCCCACCCGGACGCCACGGTCGTCGCGCTGTCCGGTGACTACGACTTCCAGTTCCTCATCGAGGAGCTCGCGGTCGGCGCGCAGTTCGGCATCCCGTACGTGCACGTCCTGGTGAACAACGCCTACCTCGGCCTGATCCGGCAGGCGCAGCGCGGGTTCGACATGGACTACTGCGTGCAGCTGTCGTTCGAGAACATCAACGCACCGGAGCTCGGCGGATACGGCGTCGACCACGTCAAGGTCGCCGAAGGGCTGGGCTGCAAGGCGATCCGGGTGTTCGAGCCCGACGACATCCTGCCGTCGCTGGAGAAGGCCAAGACGCTCGCGGCGGAGCTGCGCGTGCCGGTCGTCGTCGAGATCATCCTGGAGCGGGTCACGAACGTGTCGATGGGCGCCGCGGCCATCGACGACGTGGCCGAGTTCGAGGAGCTCGCCGAGCGGCCCGGGGACGCGCCGACCGCGATCGTCCCGGCCTGA
- a CDS encoding bifunctional allantoicase/(S)-ureidoglycine aminohydrolase → MNGRYYAPTGGLPPQTQLTTDRAVFTEAYAVLPRGTMTDIVTSNLPFWDGTRVWILARPLSGFAETFAQYIVEVSPGGGSQRPEPDPRAEGVVFVVGGELVVSIDGTAHTLGEGGYAYLPPGTSWSARNEGGELARFHWVRKAYEAVEGLAAPEAFVTNERDIEPAPMPGTGGAWTTTRFVDPADLRHDMHVNIVNFEPGAAIPFPETHVMEHGLYVLEGKAVYLLNKDWVEVQEGDFMWLRAFCPQACYAGGPGRFRYLLYKDVNRHPKL, encoded by the coding sequence ATGAACGGCCGGTACTACGCACCCACGGGCGGCCTGCCCCCGCAGACCCAGCTCACCACCGACCGGGCGGTGTTCACCGAGGCCTACGCCGTCCTGCCGCGCGGCACGATGACCGACATCGTGACCAGCAACCTGCCGTTCTGGGACGGCACGCGGGTGTGGATCCTCGCCCGGCCGCTGTCCGGGTTCGCCGAGACGTTCGCCCAGTACATCGTGGAGGTCTCGCCCGGTGGCGGCTCGCAGCGGCCCGAACCGGACCCGCGCGCGGAGGGCGTGGTGTTCGTGGTCGGCGGCGAGCTGGTCGTGTCGATCGACGGCACCGCGCACACCCTGGGCGAGGGCGGTTACGCCTACCTGCCGCCCGGGACCAGCTGGAGCGCGCGCAACGAGGGCGGCGAGCTGGCCCGGTTCCACTGGGTGCGCAAGGCCTACGAGGCCGTCGAGGGCCTTGCCGCGCCGGAGGCGTTCGTCACCAACGAGCGCGACATCGAGCCGGCGCCGATGCCCGGCACCGGCGGCGCCTGGACGACCACGCGGTTCGTCGACCCCGCCGACCTGCGGCACGACATGCACGTCAACATCGTCAACTTCGAGCCCGGCGCGGCGATCCCGTTCCCGGAGACGCACGTGATGGAGCACGGGCTGTACGTGCTCGAGGGCAAGGCCGTGTACCTGCTGAACAAGGACTGGGTGGAGGTGCAGGAGGGCGACTTCATGTGGCTGCGGGCGTTCTGCCCGCAGGCCTGTTACGCCGGGGGACCGGGCCGGTTCCGCTACCTGCTGTACAAGGACGTCAACCGGCACCCGAAGCTGTGA
- a CDS encoding ester cyclase, whose amino-acid sequence MTAEIKIRARRISEEVFNQGDVAVLDDLLAPGYTQYLAAEDRTTNAAELAAFVAGTRRAFPDLRVHTEEQIVEGDTLVQRLILTGTHQGDAFAGLPPATGARLCVPMVDVYRFDPDGRFTHRWTLWDEHAVRTQLGLTAAPGTP is encoded by the coding sequence ATGACCGCCGAGATCAAGATCCGCGCACGCCGCATCAGCGAAGAGGTGTTCAACCAGGGCGACGTCGCGGTCCTCGACGACCTCCTCGCCCCCGGATACACCCAGTACCTCGCCGCGGAGGACCGCACCACGAACGCGGCGGAGCTCGCCGCGTTCGTCGCCGGGACCCGCCGGGCGTTCCCGGACCTGCGGGTCCACACCGAGGAGCAGATCGTCGAGGGCGACACCCTCGTGCAGCGGCTCATCCTCACCGGCACCCACCAGGGTGATGCCTTCGCCGGGCTGCCCCCGGCCACCGGAGCCCGGTTGTGCGTACCGATGGTCGACGTGTACCGCTTCGACCCGGATGGCCGGTTCACCCACCGGTGGACCCTCTGGGACGAACACGCGGTGCGCACGCAACTCGGCCTGACCGCCGCGCCGGGCACCCCCTGA